In Pectobacterium aroidearum, the following are encoded in one genomic region:
- the msrA gene encoding peptide-methionine (S)-S-oxide reductase MsrA produces MSSIDKTQRITQSDALPGRSTPMPVARLNVVHEHSMTHVPDHMSVAIFAMGCFWGVERLFWQQPGIYSTAAGYIGGYTPNPTYREVCSGQTDHAEAVRVVFDPAVISYDQLLQLFWENHDPAQGMRQGGDIGSQYRSAIYTLTPEQEQAAQESLQRFQKAMRENGDVRAISTEIEPAGPFYYAEDDHQQYLYKNPNGYCGLGGIGVCLPPQR; encoded by the coding sequence ATGAGTTCGATTGATAAGACGCAGCGGATTACACAATCCGATGCTTTACCGGGACGTTCCACCCCCATGCCGGTGGCCAGGCTGAATGTCGTCCATGAGCATTCCATGACGCATGTGCCCGATCATATGTCCGTTGCTATTTTTGCGATGGGATGTTTCTGGGGCGTGGAGCGTTTATTCTGGCAACAGCCGGGAATCTACAGTACTGCGGCGGGTTATATCGGTGGTTATACCCCGAATCCAACCTACCGCGAAGTGTGCAGCGGGCAGACCGATCATGCCGAAGCGGTGCGTGTCGTTTTTGATCCTGCGGTTATCAGTTACGATCAACTGCTGCAACTGTTCTGGGAAAATCACGACCCCGCGCAGGGTATGCGTCAGGGCGGTGATATCGGCAGCCAGTATCGTTCCGCTATCTATACGCTCACGCCCGAGCAGGAACAGGCCGCACAGGAAAGCCTTCAACGCTTTCAAAAGGCAATGAGGGAAAACGGTGACGTCCGTGCTATCAGCACAGAAATTGAGCCTGCGGGTCCGTTCTATTATGCGGAAGACGATCACCAGCAATACCTGTACAAGAACCCGAACGGC